The proteins below come from a single Papaver somniferum cultivar HN1 chromosome 11, ASM357369v1, whole genome shotgun sequence genomic window:
- the LOC113320784 gene encoding temperature-sensitive sn-2 acyl-lipid omega-3 desaturase (ferredoxin), chloroplastic-like, giving the protein MPHRPVLVMPFMRSMAASLVVCSRIVGPIRVLMSYVIPYWIFVMWLDMVTYLYHRCHEQKLRRHRGEECSYLSGGLTKVDCDYGWINNIHHDIGTHVIHHLFHPDFTLSFGRNRLNFVDSVVQRSTLVGVLDLSGAILRCSFLSNSKCKRYFRNKLKPVGGSLRKAFDEIFLRQIAGC; this is encoded by the exons ATGCCCCACAGGCCTGTGTTGGTCATGCCTTTTATGAG GTCAATGGCTGCATCACTTGTAGTGTGTTCTCGTATAGTAGGTCCAATCCGAGTCCTCATGTCATACGTGATACCATATTGG ATCTTTGTAATGTGGTTGGATATGGTTACCTACTTGTATCACCGCTGCCACGAGCAAAAGCTTCGTCGGCACAGAGGGGAG GAATGTAGTTATCTAAGTGGAGGGCTCACAAAAGTTGATTGTGATTATGGGTGGATTAACAACATTCATCACGACATTGGAACTCACGTTATCCATCATCTATTCCACCCAGATTTCACATTATCATTTGGTAGAAACA GACTGAACTTTGTCGATTCAGTGGTGCAAAGATCTACCCTGGTAGGGGTATTAGATTTATCAGGAGCGATTCTCAG GTGTTCCTTTTTGTCAAACTCTAAATGTAAGAGGTACTTCCGCAACAAGCTTAAGCCAGTAGGTGGTTCATTAAGAAAAgcttttgatgaaatttttttaAGACAAATTGCTGGATGTTAA